The genomic stretch AGGGGTACATCCATCTGCAGAATGGTGAAggggctttttacttgtcacatgaacTTTACAGCAAAGAGAAATTCTTTTGTCACATATTCCAGCAattttaggaagctggggtcagagtacaGAGTCAGCCAatatacagcacccctggagcacagagagttaagggccttgtttaagggcccaagagtggcagcttggcaatactggagCTACCACTTTTGAGCCAGTTCACCTTCAATAACTTGGTGAGTAAGAAGCTGGGTTGCTGATTAGGAGATCAGGGGTTCAAGTTACAGTATACCTAAgttcttgggcccttgagcaaggcccttaaccctcaaacctatccctgcactctgaccccaacttcttagcattgctgggatatgcaaaagaATCTCACTGTGCTATAAAATACATGTGACAagtttacatttctttcttaataTGTCCCCCATTGTGGCTTTTCTATTAGCTTACCAAGACTGATGATTCGTGAATTTAAGTTCAGGATTGAACACTGCTCCATAAAGCAAATTCTAATGATTTTTTAGAACCCCTTAAATCACTGCTCCAATAACCTAATCTTTTCATCGAAAGTGTGCACAGTTCAATTGCGCAGGTTTTAGAGCGACCAGGAAATAACGAACTGACATGACAAATGAACAGATCCAGACGGCTAACGCACTCcagaacaaatacaaacaaGCACATGTGCTTCACATCTGTGTGCATGCGAGTTTCCGTGCCAGCGACTTTAGTCCGGTTGTAGATCCGCTGCTGGCTGTCTACGTCCTTATGTAACACGAGAAGCGGTAATCAATGAATTTGTTTTCAATTCGTGACCTTGGGTTGGGGCAGAAATACGAGGGTCCGAAATATTAAGTGGACCCACATGAAACcatgtgtgcatttttttacgAGATGTCAAAAGCAACCACACACGTGcgttatcattttttttctctctgtctttatccTTCTCTCTGTAGCAGGATGAGGCGAGCGTTCAGCTGCTTTGCAGTGCTGTTGCTGTCGTTGTCTGTACTTGGTCAGAAGTTACCCACTCGTGATGAAGGCCTGTTCCAGATGCAGATCCGGGATAAGGCCCTGTTTCACGACTCGTCTGTTATTCCCGATGGAGCTGAGATTAGCGGATACCTGTTCAGGGACACGCCGAAGAGGTATGCTTACACCCACACGCGCAAAATCCGACAGCTTTCAAGTATCTACAAGGCCGTCTGCAGAGGGAAAAAcgattaaaaagaaaactcttCTAGATGTTCTGTAACACGTTTTACAAGATGTGAAGGACTTCACACGACTCAGTGTGTGGATATGTTTTTAAGTGTCCTAATGGAGAATATGGAATCGATTAGAGCCGGCACACAGCTGACGAGGGCATAAGGAGGCATGCATTATGGATGAGATGCTGGGAAACGTGGGTGTGTGCGTGAATGAGAAGCACTTTTGATGAAGAAGCAGGTGTCTCTAGCGAAAGACGATACCCACGTTCACAGCACttctgctctttctttctttctttctttctttctttctttctttctttctttcttctctctctctctctctctctctctctctctctctctctctctctctctctctcttcggtgtCCATGGGAGGCAAGGTTGTTTCAGAGGGCACAAGTGGAAACGCATATGAATCAATCAGCTCCAACATGCAGGCCACATATGGTCATGCCAGACTGTTTCCCAcagtttcacatttttattaatttttttacaggttCTGTTCATCATATTTTATACGTCAACCTGGTGAAAATGTGCGATAATTTAGCTCGATCTAGAACTCTTAATCATAATTGGATTAAAATTACAACATGCCCTTGCCAAATCTAGAACACATGAATATTCCgtactgtaaaaaaatagtaataaatcaAGTTCATTATTCAGTGTGTGATCTGAATAAATCTTTCATGATTCAGTGGGGTGGGATGGCATTCGAGCAGCCATTATGGCTCTTTGTTCAACAGCCTTAATAGAGGGTAATAATATGCTATGAACATGTGTATCACTGATAAGGACTTAATGTGATAATGAGGGGTAAGTTGATAATGGCACTGATGCTCGGGGATTTGTTTCTCCATAGGcatacaaagaaaatatatatattgctgcGTACAATAGCATGGAATAGGCTACAAACCCAGGTCCTATCGTCAGTTCCATTTCATTCAAATCTTCCTTCTCAAATTAGGTTGAATCTGAGCACCGTTTCTAGGTATAGGCAAGCTAGGCAGTCACCTAGGGCACAACCAGCTGGGGGGCGCCAGCGAGCGCTCTCAcccatttaaatattatatattttatatactgatataccattttattatacagtatatattgacATACTTGAACtcaggcaattttgcaatgattattaaatgtgtttaccttttttatGGAAGGTTGCGAATGATTTTGTATGGTGTGGGAGTGGAGTATTGTGGTTGAAGGGTGGAGCCACTTGGCAGGGGGTGACAATAGGGATCTCGCCTATGGTGCGAGGCTAGAAATGGCCTTGGAACAGAGAATAGGATCAGGGTTTGGGGACAGTGTGGATATTTAGATTAGAAATAATTGAAGCCTGTTTTAACCTATGATGGTCTAGTCTTCCTCCGCTCAAGGAAGAACGATTAAAGCTAATAATTCCCCTACCTGGAAAAACCAACGTCCGTCCTGCCACAGACTGTATTTGTAATCCACATGAGGCTGCTTTTATTCTGTAAACCAAGATACAAATCACATTCTGGGCAATGCTGAAGTGTGTTGTTGCTTTGGCAGGTACTATTTTGTGGTGGAGGAGGACAACACGCCGCTGTCAGTGACGGTGACGCCATGTGACGCTCCCCTCGAGTGGAGGCTGATACTGCAGGAACTGCCCGAGGAAGCCAGCGGAGAGGGATCAGGTAACTACAGTACAGTCAGGTCTCAGCAGTCTGCATCACTTTAGATCCtggaaaaatgtgcaaaataaaatttacattttatttagaaaattgcTCATATTCCTCAGCTGAAGGTGTAGTCAAGTTTATGAGAAGCAGCCAAACCCGAAAATCAATACAGGGGTCTTCAGCTATCACCAATCAATACCGTTTATGGCTTAATGCACACTTACATGCCTCCTTCCATCCGTCTCCGGAAGATCAGACAGAATTAGAATCGGACATTCAATCCTTAGGCTTTATTAAAGAACAGATCTGAACAGAGAAGAACAGTGTGTCCTGGATACCTTTGTCAATGACATCCTTTCAAATTCTGCGAAGGACATTCTCGTTAGTTTCTTCGGCGGCCGTTAGGATTGGCTTACTCTAACGGCAACCGGCAAACAATTCTGGGATGTGTTGTGTTTAATCAGCCATCCTGCTGCGTGTCAATGAATCACCCAGAAAGGTTGGGTAAATATACTTATGCATTGATTAGACGGAAATAGCAGAGAGACTGTGTGAATGAGCTTGACTATCCTAAGAGCATAACCATGAATCTgagcaaatatttgtaaatatttgttgtCTGCGAGGTGGGGTTTTCCAAAGGAGTCTCTGAGTTcacgtgtatgtatgtatgggtAGGTTGTTAGGAGTGTTTCTGGGCCCACCCTTCACGATGTGGTCATGAACTGTTTGGACTTTGGAAAATGGAGAATACGGGCAGACAGCGAACGTAAATACACATTAAgactttattattagtatttcttAATGTATTACAATCAAATCAGCGTCCAACTCAAGCTGAAACAGGGTCCTGGCTTTCTCTTTACTTTGTTTACTATGTTTTCACGGCAAAGCAAAATTGTGGAGCATGTCCTGTCAGCTGTTCTCCATCCCTGTCTGTAGGTCTATAGCCTGATTGTTTTTCACTCTCTGATCTCGCATCGTCTCTATTTTGATTCGTTCTCCCCATCTGGAGCGTATCTGAAAATTCAAATAGCGTGGCACAACACGCCAGACCTGGAGCAGAGTCGTGGTTTCATTTTAGTCGGAGGATTAGAACCGGAGAGATCGAATAATTTGACAATGAGAGATTGAGATTATCAGGATGCGTTTGAAAGCGGCTGTTGggcatgtgtgttttgtttttagtcgAGTCCAAAAAAGCTCTTGAATCAATTATGTGACCAGCATGTGTGTCTGatttacagagagagagtgtgagtgtgtgtgtgtgtgtgtgtgtgtgtgtgtgttatagtgagtACAGTAATATGTACCAGAGCACTTCTCATCCCTCTTGCATTAATCTATTAATTTACTTTACTCATGGGTGctgcttttatatatttatttttcccatCAATGTCTACATTTCCTTCAGAGTTTATCTTTGAAACTAATTCTGCCACCGGTCCTAAGGAAgacacatttatcatcatcatcatcattatcttcttTAGCTACCCCAGATTTAGAGAAGATTAATATAACATTGAactgtaaatatacataaatgtacataatCCTGGACGAGTGCTGGGTCTCTGTACATGGTTTTTTGGCAAGTTTGCTGAATGCCTCCGAAGGGAACGGCGTCTTTGTGCATGCTGTCTGTTAATTTAGTGCGCTCTCTTTTCGTTTGACAGACAAAATATTATGCTTTCTCGCCCGGCTTGAATGAGACGGCCCGGATGGGGACTGTGGGCTGGAGCGAGGCTAAAAGGCGCCTCTGTATGGCTGTGGAGTTTTCTGGGGGAAGGGGGAGTGAATATTAGTCTCTGATGTTGGGCAGTATTTTGAGAGAAAACACTGCAGCTATTGGCACGAGAAACTAATTGTTCAAGGCCCAGGACAGTCTGAATGACCTCATCAGGATTGACATGATAAAACATTCTGCAAGCTGCAGGTTGCATTTCTTTGCTACCTGTTAGTGTCAggtgaaggaggaaaagaaagcaaATCATTTAAGTTGGTTCTACAAAGAGAGAGACTCTTGTAAATCCTCCAAAACCTCATCCAGATATTTTTGTGTTTCCTAGGTGAGCCGGAGCCTCTGGAGCAGCAAAAGCAGCAGGTGACAGCCAGTGAAGGCACTGAACTCTTCTCTTACAAAGGCAACGATGTGGAGTCATTTGTCTCCAGCAGCTCACCCTCTGGCCTGTACCAGCTGGACATTCTCTCCACTGAAAAAGACAGCAGCCTTAAGATCTATGCCACCACAACGCCAGAATCAGATCAGCCCTACCCGGAGCTGCCTTATGACCCCAGGGTGGATGTCACCAGCCTGGGCCGTACCACCGTCACGCTGGCCTGGAAACCGACCCCTACTGGCTCACGAATGGGTCAGCCTGTGCATTACTGCGTGGTTGTCAACAAAGAACACAACTTCAAGAGCCTGTGTGCCGCAGAGGCCAAGATGGGCTCCGACGAGTCCTTCATGGTAGCGCCCAAGCCAGGTCTAGATTTCAGCCCATTTGACTTTGCCCGCTTTGGCTTTACTTCGCCGGAGAACAACCTCGACAAGGACCGTCAGCGGTCTTTGAATGCCAATCGCGTGCCAGCTTCCAAGCAGTGGCGTTCTCCAGGTACCAGTCTCAAGCCCTCAGACATCCGCAAGATCTGCATCGGTAACAAGAACATCTTTACTATGTCGGGGTTGAGGCCGGCCACACAGTATTACTTTGACGTGTTTGCCATCAACGTAGCCTCTAACGCTAGTACGGCATACGTGGGCACCTTTGCCCGCACCAAGGATGAGGCTGAGCCCAAGACTGTCGAGCTAAAGGATGGCAAGATGGCAGACATCTTTGTCGAGAGGAAGGGCATCAAGTTGCTGCGATTTGCTCCCGTTTCCTCCCACCGccgtgtttctctctctgtccactCCTGTT from Silurus meridionalis isolate SWU-2019-XX chromosome 16, ASM1480568v1, whole genome shotgun sequence encodes the following:
- the ndnf gene encoding protein NDNF — its product is MRRAFSCFAVLLLSLSVLGQKLPTRDEGLFQMQIRDKALFHDSSVIPDGAEISGYLFRDTPKRYYFVVEEDNTPLSVTVTPCDAPLEWRLILQELPEEASGEGSGEPEPLEQQKQQVTASEGTELFSYKGNDVESFVSSSSPSGLYQLDILSTEKDSSLKIYATTTPESDQPYPELPYDPRVDVTSLGRTTVTLAWKPTPTGSRMGQPVHYCVVVNKEHNFKSLCAAEAKMGSDESFMVAPKPGLDFSPFDFARFGFTSPENNLDKDRQRSLNANRVPASKQWRSPGTSLKPSDIRKICIGNKNIFTMSGLRPATQYYFDVFAINVASNASTAYVGTFARTKDEAEPKTVELKDGKMADIFVERKGIKLLRFAPVSSHRRVSLSVHSCLDAVHVQVRRDGKLVLSQNVEGVREFQLRAKPKAKYIIRVRGSRKGASALKVLASTRADAKRPFPSLPEDTRIKAFDRLRTCESVTVAWLGTQERNKYCVYQREVPDGYGEEQRRRQRNQCAGPETRRRDEKVLCKYFYSANPHKAVTTETITGLEPGKSYLLDVYAIGHGGHSVKYQSKLVKTRKYC